A genomic window from Herbiconiux aconitum includes:
- a CDS encoding App1 family protein, producing the protein MVAAPRLHRAARIDDTIHAVRMKWARRRGHLPTVIPYTGYGSTTRIRVLGRVLLTKQPKPGSRAARKMHRREERVRGWRSFTSVPVGDVDVTIEVEGIVRTVRADRGGVVDTAVDVELDPGWHTITMQTEGSDAVQAPIYIVAPDSDFGVVCDIDDTVMVTALPRPFLAFWNTFVLDEHARIPTPGMAVFLERMMAEHPGAPVIYLSTGAWNVAPTLSRFLSRNLYPRGPLLLTDWGPTHDRFFRSGREHKETNLRRLAVEFPDIRWVLIGDDGQHDEEIYGEFALDHPDHVRAIAIRQLSTSEAVLAGGRSKLDQVPAENATPWVFAPDGAGLSDKLSKLG; encoded by the coding sequence ATGGTCGCGGCACCTCGGCTGCATCGAGCCGCCCGTATCGACGACACGATCCACGCCGTCCGCATGAAGTGGGCCAGGCGTCGAGGGCACCTTCCGACGGTCATTCCGTACACCGGCTACGGCTCCACCACTCGCATCCGGGTGCTCGGCCGAGTGCTGCTGACGAAGCAGCCGAAACCCGGGTCGCGCGCCGCCCGCAAGATGCACCGCCGCGAAGAACGGGTGCGCGGCTGGCGCAGCTTCACCAGTGTTCCGGTGGGCGACGTGGATGTCACGATCGAGGTCGAAGGCATCGTGCGCACCGTGCGGGCCGACCGAGGAGGAGTGGTCGACACCGCCGTCGACGTCGAGCTCGACCCCGGCTGGCACACCATCACCATGCAGACGGAGGGCTCGGATGCCGTGCAGGCTCCGATCTACATCGTCGCTCCCGACAGTGATTTCGGCGTGGTCTGCGACATCGACGACACCGTGATGGTGACCGCATTGCCCCGGCCGTTTCTGGCGTTCTGGAACACCTTCGTGCTCGACGAGCACGCACGCATCCCCACGCCCGGCATGGCCGTCTTCCTCGAACGGATGATGGCGGAGCATCCGGGAGCCCCCGTCATCTACCTCTCGACCGGCGCCTGGAACGTCGCGCCGACGCTCTCGCGGTTCCTCTCCCGCAACCTCTACCCCCGGGGTCCGCTACTGCTCACCGACTGGGGGCCGACGCACGACCGCTTCTTCCGCAGCGGACGCGAGCACAAGGAGACGAATCTGCGGCGTCTGGCCGTGGAGTTCCCCGACATCCGCTGGGTGCTGATCGGCGACGACGGGCAGCACGACGAGGAGATCTACGGCGAGTTCGCGCTCGACCACCCCGATCACGTGCGGGCGATCGCGATCCGTCAGCTCTCCACGAGCGAGGCGGTGCTCGCCGGCGGTCGCTCGAAACTCGACCAGGTGCCCGCCGAGAACGCCACCCCCTGGGTCTTCGCCCCCGACGGTGCGGGCCTCAGCGACAAGCTCTCGAAGCTCGGTTAG
- a CDS encoding TetR/AcrR family transcriptional regulator codes for MSFNDLINGALTSTGQVRNEPVQARSSERIGALLDAASAVVAEVGIERLTTAMVAERAGASIGTVYRYFPDRIAVLSAMSLRGFERFLRLGVENLDRARPTTVDGVFECLIDASVQLHRTEPGYTSMRLSDEIALPDVQEGTAAARIAGPLAAILAEEFGIDDDGLAARLDIALTIADALLVRAFLGAPEGNEAAIAAARGVVASYLAGTTVSA; via the coding sequence GTGTCATTCAACGACCTAATCAACGGAGCGCTCACCTCGACCGGACAGGTTCGCAACGAGCCGGTCCAGGCTCGGAGCAGTGAGCGCATCGGTGCGCTCCTCGACGCAGCGTCGGCCGTGGTGGCCGAAGTCGGCATCGAGCGCCTGACCACAGCGATGGTGGCCGAGCGCGCCGGCGCGTCGATCGGCACCGTGTACCGCTACTTCCCCGACCGCATCGCGGTGCTCAGCGCCATGAGCCTGCGCGGCTTCGAGCGTTTCCTGCGACTCGGGGTCGAGAACCTCGATCGCGCGCGACCCACCACCGTCGACGGCGTGTTCGAATGCCTGATCGACGCCTCCGTGCAGCTGCACCGCACCGAGCCGGGTTACACCTCCATGCGACTGAGCGACGAGATCGCCCTGCCCGACGTGCAAGAAGGCACCGCCGCCGCGCGCATCGCCGGGCCGCTGGCCGCCATCCTGGCCGAAGAGTTCGGGATCGACGACGACGGATTGGCCGCTCGCCTCGACATCGCCCTCACCATCGCCGACGCCCTGCTCGTGCGCGCGTTCCTCGGTGCGCCTGAGGGGAACGAGGCCGCAATTGCGGCGGCTCGCGGGGTGGTTGCGTCTTATCTCGCGGGGACTACCGTTTCGGCTTAG